Proteins found in one Halobaculum sp. MBLA0147 genomic segment:
- a CDS encoding amidase has product MTDHGGGSGDGGGDGKGRVDGDGEGRVDESDSDEGDVSGLVAALAERAASLRDDGGDGSAAPSAATTRFPSVTPVSDETHASGSRDWTDEYGVYATRIADAPAAETGPLAGLAVAVKDNVAVAGVTHQLGLDGLDWAPTRDATVVRRLRAAGATLRGTTRMDAAAMGATGESSARGRTENPEAPGHVPGGSSSGSAAAVAAGAVDAAVGTDTGGSVRVPAAFCGVVGIKPTVDRVPRTGVADLAPTLDHVGVLASDVATTARVLREVSGADPRRPTTAGATPLGPLPDLDPADLAVVVPESVLAVAEPGVTDRFEATLSRLGEHGVTVDREPFPEHADAEFANQLHTLPEFAAVVDGRVPGGTAAQTPSLRAALAAFPERRFPERVRRLLAIGRGLRAEAPESYAAAWRFRERLTERTRRLLADADALVTPTAPTPPLRFGAVGDGDDTPYTVSDLLANTAPFDCTGQPAVTVPAGRVDGQPVGVQVVTEAGTDERALAVARVLESVVS; this is encoded by the coding sequence GTGACCGACCACGGAGGTGGCTCCGGCGACGGAGGCGGCGACGGAAAGGGTCGTGTGGACGGCGACGGAGAGGGTCGTGTCGACGAGTCGGATAGCGACGAGGGGGACGTGTCCGGGCTCGTCGCCGCGCTCGCCGAACGTGCGGCGTCGCTGAGAGACGACGGAGGAGACGGATCGGCTGCCCCGAGCGCCGCGACCACCCGGTTCCCGTCGGTCACACCGGTCTCGGACGAGACCCACGCGAGCGGATCTCGGGACTGGACCGACGAGTACGGGGTGTACGCGACGCGAATCGCGGACGCGCCGGCGGCGGAGACCGGGCCACTCGCCGGGCTCGCGGTGGCCGTGAAGGACAACGTCGCCGTCGCGGGTGTGACCCACCAGTTGGGACTCGACGGCCTCGACTGGGCCCCGACGCGAGACGCGACCGTCGTCCGCCGGCTCCGTGCCGCGGGGGCGACCCTGCGCGGGACCACGCGGATGGACGCCGCCGCGATGGGCGCCACGGGCGAGTCGTCCGCACGCGGGCGAACGGAGAACCCCGAAGCGCCGGGACACGTCCCCGGTGGCTCCTCCAGCGGGTCGGCAGCGGCGGTCGCAGCCGGCGCGGTCGACGCCGCGGTCGGGACGGACACCGGCGGCAGCGTCCGCGTCCCGGCGGCGTTCTGCGGGGTGGTCGGGATCAAACCCACCGTCGACCGCGTCCCGCGGACCGGCGTCGCGGACCTCGCGCCGACGCTGGACCACGTCGGGGTGCTCGCGTCGGACGTGGCGACCACCGCGCGGGTGCTCCGGGAGGTCTCCGGCGCAGATCCGCGACGACCGACGACAGCCGGCGCGACACCGCTCGGCCCGCTCCCGGACCTCGATCCGGCCGACCTGGCGGTCGTCGTGCCGGAGTCGGTCCTCGCGGTCGCCGAGCCGGGTGTGACCGACCGGTTCGAGGCGACGCTGTCGCGACTCGGCGAGCACGGGGTGACCGTCGACCGCGAGCCGTTCCCGGAGCACGCCGACGCCGAGTTCGCGAACCAACTCCACACGCTGCCGGAGTTCGCGGCCGTCGTGGACGGACGAGTGCCGGGCGGGACGGCCGCACAGACACCATCGCTGCGAGCCGCACTCGCGGCGTTCCCCGAACGGCGGTTCCCCGAGCGCGTCCGACGACTGTTGGCCATCGGCCGGGGACTCCGCGCGGAGGCTCCCGAGTCGTACGCCGCGGCCTGGCGGTTCCGCGAGCGGCTGACCGAGCGGACGCGACGGCTCCTCGCGGACGCCGACGCGCTCGTCACACCGACCGCCCCGACACCCCCGCTGCGGTTCGGCGCCGTGGGAGACGGCGACGACACGCCGTACACCGTCTCGGACCTGTTGGCGAACACCGCACCGTTCGACTGCACCGGGCAGCCGGCGGTGACGGTGCCCGCCGGCCGCGTCGACGGCCAGCCGGTCGGCGTGCAGGTGGTCACGGAGGCTGGCACCGACGAGCGTGCACTCGCCGTCGCTCGTGTTCTCGAGTCTGTGGTATCGTGA
- a CDS encoding GNAT family N-acetyltransferase, whose translation MDLDAAVAALLAEARATDQRRLLVCHGNESACRDAVATITRTARESTTHDDARGTGSHDDTGAHDDVGEPDTVDIAAITDADGGPHGVARYEPHAADDLLGTTRDVIVVDGFSGVEPNTIGQTVGAVAGGGLYVVVLPPPEEWVDAVDDLRERLTVPPFAETDVGGAFRERLLATVDDHPGVAVYDADGDRLLRDGLTGETTEPPRSSGTLPQTAAFPTAAYEACLTADQGSTLRRLERLRESGEVVVVEADRGRGKSSVAGLAAGSLAAAGADVVVTAPSVANAGPLFERAAELLDTLGRERAGASADGRAGVESTTPDPIEGIESDAGGSVRYVAPPALAETISETGPDAVIVDEAAALPVARLVETLAAPAVAFVTTVHGYEGAGRGFAVRFRDRLADADHDVTETHLREPIRYAPDDPLESWAFRTLVLDARPAADSLVADANPETATYHRLDTAALRRDEHLLREVFGLLVRAHYRTEPTDLARLLDAPNLSVHALTVGGSGGDGGSVGGQRRHPGGVTGGSEGGERHDRGHVVSVALVAREGGLSAARRDAIFRGERIRGNMLPDLLTGQLRDPDAGAPVGYRVMRIATHEAARRSGFGSRLLAELRADLADGLDDRPGFPPADYLGTGFGATPGVVDFWRTNGYRTVHLSTTRNDTSGEHSAVLLRPVSEAGRALTRRHADGFRDRIGSVLADGLSNVDPDVVRATLRACDADPAPLAELTDYEWRIVVGAATGPGLYGTDPRPFRRLAVAALLGGPRRRGAADGSDDTGETASPLSAREERLLVRKVLQARPWDDVAAALEYVSTGECMRALGEAYVAVVDALGGETARRERERYE comes from the coding sequence ATGGATCTCGATGCCGCGGTCGCGGCACTCCTCGCCGAGGCGCGGGCGACCGACCAGCGGCGACTCCTCGTCTGTCACGGCAACGAGTCGGCGTGTCGTGACGCGGTCGCGACGATCACGAGAACCGCCCGAGAGTCTACCACGCACGACGACGCGAGGGGGACGGGCAGTCACGACGACACAGGCGCGCACGACGATGTGGGAGAGCCGGACACGGTCGACATCGCGGCGATCACCGACGCCGACGGGGGTCCGCACGGAGTCGCGCGCTACGAACCACACGCGGCCGACGACCTCCTCGGGACGACACGCGACGTGATCGTGGTCGACGGGTTCTCCGGCGTCGAGCCGAACACTATCGGGCAGACGGTCGGCGCGGTGGCCGGCGGCGGGCTGTACGTGGTGGTCCTTCCCCCGCCAGAGGAGTGGGTCGACGCCGTCGACGACCTCCGCGAGCGGTTGACCGTCCCGCCGTTCGCGGAGACGGACGTGGGCGGCGCGTTCCGCGAACGACTGCTGGCGACGGTCGACGATCACCCCGGCGTGGCGGTGTACGACGCCGACGGAGACAGACTCCTGCGCGACGGGCTGACGGGGGAGACCACCGAACCGCCGCGGAGTTCCGGGACCCTCCCGCAGACGGCGGCGTTCCCGACGGCCGCCTACGAGGCGTGCCTGACCGCCGACCAGGGGAGCACGCTCCGCCGACTCGAACGACTCCGCGAGTCGGGCGAAGTCGTCGTCGTCGAGGCGGACCGCGGCCGTGGGAAGTCGAGCGTCGCCGGGCTGGCGGCGGGCTCGTTGGCCGCCGCGGGCGCGGACGTGGTCGTCACCGCCCCGAGCGTCGCGAACGCCGGGCCACTGTTCGAGCGGGCGGCCGAACTGCTCGACACGCTCGGACGAGAACGTGCGGGGGCCAGTGCAGACGGACGAGCGGGAGTGGAGAGTACCACACCGGACCCGATCGAGGGGATCGAGAGCGACGCGGGTGGGTCGGTCCGGTACGTCGCGCCGCCGGCGCTGGCCGAGACGATCTCGGAGACGGGGCCGGACGCCGTGATCGTCGACGAGGCGGCGGCGTTGCCGGTGGCACGGCTCGTGGAGACGCTCGCCGCCCCCGCCGTCGCGTTCGTCACCACGGTCCACGGCTACGAGGGGGCGGGTCGGGGGTTCGCGGTGCGGTTCCGCGACCGCCTCGCCGACGCCGACCACGACGTGACGGAGACACACCTCCGCGAGCCGATCCGGTACGCGCCGGACGATCCGCTTGAGTCGTGGGCGTTCCGCACGCTGGTGTTGGACGCCCGCCCGGCGGCCGACTCGCTGGTCGCCGACGCGAACCCGGAGACCGCGACGTACCACCGACTCGACACGGCCGCGCTGCGGCGCGACGAGCACCTGCTCCGGGAGGTGTTCGGCCTCCTCGTGCGAGCCCACTACCGCACGGAGCCGACGGATCTCGCGCGCCTGCTCGACGCGCCGAACCTCTCCGTCCACGCCCTGACCGTCGGCGGCAGCGGCGGCGACGGTGGCTCGGTGGGCGGCCAGCGCCGCCACCCCGGCGGCGTCACCGGCGGCTCGGAGGGTGGCGAGCGACACGATCGCGGCCACGTCGTCTCGGTGGCGCTCGTCGCCCGCGAGGGTGGCCTCTCGGCCGCCCGCCGCGACGCGATCTTCCGCGGGGAGCGGATCAGGGGGAACATGCTCCCGGACCTGCTCACCGGACAGCTCCGCGATCCGGACGCGGGGGCGCCGGTCGGCTACCGGGTGATGCGGATCGCCACCCACGAGGCGGCTCGCCGGTCCGGGTTCGGCTCGCGGTTGCTCGCGGAGCTGCGCGCCGACCTCGCGGACGGCCTCGACGACCGCCCGGGGTTCCCGCCGGCGGACTACCTCGGGACCGGGTTCGGCGCGACGCCGGGTGTCGTCGACTTCTGGCGGACGAACGGCTACCGGACCGTCCACCTCTCGACGACCCGCAACGACACGAGCGGCGAACACTCGGCGGTGTTGCTGCGTCCGGTGTCAGAGGCGGGTCGAGCACTGACCCGTCGCCACGCGGACGGGTTCCGCGACCGGATCGGCTCCGTGTTGGCGGACGGCCTCTCGAACGTCGACCCGGACGTGGTACGCGCGACGCTGCGGGCCTGTGACGCCGACCCGGCGCCGCTGGCGGAGTTGACGGACTACGAGTGGCGGATCGTCGTCGGGGCCGCTACGGGACCGGGGCTGTACGGGACGGACCCGCGACCGTTCCGCCGGCTCGCGGTCGCGGCGCTGCTGGGTGGCCCCCGGAGACGGGGAGCCGCCGACGGAAGCGACGACACTGGAGAGACGGCGAGCCCGCTCTCGGCGCGCGAAGAGCGCCTCCTCGTGCGGAAGGTGCTCCAGGCGCGGCCCTGGGACGACGTGGCCGCGGCGTTGGAGTACGTCTCGACCGGCGAGTGTATGCGCGCCCTCGGCGAGGCGTACGTCGCCGTCGTGGACGCTCTCGGCGGTGAGACCGCACGGCGCGAGCGAGAACGGTACGAGTGA
- a CDS encoding 3-keto-5-aminohexanoate cleavage protein — protein sequence MTYDDYLAGEPVIVTAALTGGIQGKEAHPELPETPAEIGAAAAACEAAGASVVHLHARRESGERAFATERFQAVTDAVREATDDVIVQHSTGGTGAPPAVRAEPLRTDPAPEMASLDLGPLNRYDRLTAENTRDTVAGLHAEMRERGIKPELEVFNDGHLNEALSVLDEFQSPPSLTLVFGPGTTAPPTPRSVLGSVSHLPEGVEFHVLGFGRHQLPLTTLSVLLGGHVRVGLEDNLYYREGEYASNEQLVARAVRIAEELGRPVASTAEAREILGLS from the coding sequence GTGACGTACGACGACTACCTCGCCGGCGAGCCGGTGATCGTCACGGCGGCGCTCACCGGCGGCATCCAGGGGAAGGAGGCACACCCGGAGCTGCCGGAGACGCCGGCGGAGATCGGTGCCGCCGCGGCCGCCTGCGAGGCGGCCGGCGCGAGCGTCGTCCACCTCCACGCGCGCCGCGAGAGCGGGGAACGAGCCTTCGCGACGGAGCGGTTCCAGGCGGTGACGGACGCCGTCCGCGAGGCGACGGACGACGTGATCGTCCAGCACTCGACCGGCGGCACCGGCGCGCCGCCGGCGGTACGCGCCGAGCCGCTGCGGACGGACCCAGCGCCGGAGATGGCGAGTCTGGACCTGGGCCCGCTGAACCGCTACGACCGGCTCACGGCCGAGAACACCCGCGACACGGTGGCTGGGCTCCACGCCGAGATGCGCGAACGGGGGATCAAACCGGAGTTGGAGGTGTTCAACGACGGCCACCTGAACGAGGCGCTGTCGGTGCTCGACGAGTTCCAGTCGCCGCCGTCGCTGACGCTGGTGTTCGGCCCCGGGACGACCGCGCCGCCGACGCCTCGCTCCGTCCTCGGAAGCGTCTCGCACCTCCCCGAGGGGGTCGAGTTCCACGTGCTCGGCTTCGGACGCCACCAACTCCCACTGACGACACTGTCGGTCCTGCTCGGCGGCCACGTCCGCGTGGGGCTCGAAGACAACCTCTACTACCGCGAGGGGGAGTACGCGAGCAACGAGCAGTTGGTGGCGCGGGCGGTGCGGATCGCCGAGGAACTCGGCCGCCCGGTCGCGTCGACCGCCGAGGCGCGGGAGATCCTGGGGTTGTCGTGA
- a CDS encoding DUF5821 family protein, with amino-acid sequence MERETNVHGAGLGETLATALGECSGVTYVIDPWVGFLEALAAAGREHDADLPVVRVLARAETLRAARKDFTVGSKLADLVEAGDVSLRAADDVSESTLFTDGDRLFGPVAVGEHTGALRETAESFVGGVYETLDGQWADAESFDLRTPGRTTIRETMTDEFGATAREDFETVVDAIEGDRSSRELDEVIVSLLVAAKNELLLYDVSKWGEDLGVASKATFSRRKNDLEEMDVVETEKSPTDVGRPRQRLTLADDRHRDADADQLAVLAQNVLH; translated from the coding sequence ATGGAGAGAGAAACGAACGTCCACGGAGCGGGACTGGGGGAGACACTGGCGACCGCTCTCGGGGAGTGTTCGGGCGTGACGTACGTGATCGACCCGTGGGTCGGGTTCCTCGAGGCACTCGCGGCGGCGGGGCGGGAACACGACGCCGACCTCCCGGTGGTCCGCGTGTTGGCGCGAGCGGAGACGCTCCGCGCCGCACGCAAGGACTTCACCGTCGGGTCGAAGCTGGCGGACTTGGTCGAGGCGGGTGACGTGTCGCTCCGGGCGGCCGACGACGTGTCGGAGAGCACGCTGTTCACCGACGGCGACCGGTTGTTCGGTCCGGTGGCCGTCGGCGAGCACACTGGGGCGTTGCGGGAGACGGCGGAGTCGTTCGTCGGCGGTGTCTACGAGACGCTGGACGGCCAGTGGGCCGACGCGGAGTCGTTCGACCTCCGGACGCCCGGTCGGACCACGATCCGCGAGACGATGACCGACGAGTTCGGTGCCACCGCTCGCGAGGACTTCGAGACGGTCGTCGACGCCATCGAGGGTGATCGGAGTTCGCGCGAGCTCGACGAGGTGATCGTCTCGTTGTTGGTCGCCGCGAAGAACGAACTGCTGTTGTACGACGTCTCGAAGTGGGGCGAGGATCTCGGGGTCGCCTCGAAGGCGACGTTCTCTCGCCGGAAGAACGACCTCGAAGAGATGGACGTCGTCGAGACGGAGAAGTCGCCGACGGACGTGGGCCGGCCGCGGCAGCGACTCACGCTGGCCGACGACCGCCACCGGGACGCGGACGCCGACCAGTTGGCGGTTCTCGCACAGAACGTGTTGCACTGA